A genome region from Pseudomonas pergaminensis includes the following:
- the gcvH gene encoding glycine cleavage system protein GcvH, whose amino-acid sequence MSELRFTEDHEWLRAEADGSVTVGITAFAQNALGDVVFVQLPELQAYDKGAEASTVESVKAASGVYMPLDGEVLEVNDKLDGSPELVNEDPMGEGWFFRFKPADASAVAKLLDQDAYDRLIKANAEA is encoded by the coding sequence ATGAGCGAGTTGCGTTTCACTGAAGATCACGAATGGCTGCGCGCCGAAGCCGATGGCAGCGTCACCGTGGGTATCACCGCTTTCGCGCAGAACGCGCTGGGTGATGTGGTTTTCGTGCAACTGCCGGAGTTGCAGGCCTACGACAAGGGCGCTGAAGCGTCCACCGTGGAATCGGTCAAGGCCGCCAGCGGCGTGTACATGCCCTTGGACGGTGAAGTGCTCGAAGTGAACGACAAACTCGACGGCAGCCCGGAACTGGTCAACGAAGACCCGATGGGCGAAGGTTGGTTCTTCCGCTTTAAACCCGCTGATGCCAGTGCAGTGGCTAAGCTGTTGGATCAGGATGCGTACGACCGCCTGATCAAAGCCAACGCTGAAGCTTGA
- the gcvP gene encoding aminomethyl-transferring glycine dehydrogenase, with translation MTVNLTTANEFIARHIGPRQEDEQHMLASLGFDSLEALSASVIPESIKGTSVLGLEDGLSEAEALAKIKAIAGKNQLFKTYIGQGYYNCHTPSPILRNLLENPAWYTAYTPYQPEISQGRLEALLNFQTLISDLTGLPIANASLLDEATAAAEAMTFCKRLSKNKGSNAFFASVHSHPQTLDVLRTRAEPLGIDVVVGDERELTDVSTFFGALLQYPASNGDVFDYRELAERFHAANALVAVAADLLALTLLTPPGEFGADVAIGSAQRFGVPLGFGGPHAAYFSTKDAFKRDMPGRLVGVSVDRFGKPALRLAMQTREQHIRREKATSNICTAQVLLANIASMYAVYHGPKGLTQIAQRVHQLTAILAKGLTTLGLKVEQQHFFDTITLNTGTNTAALHDKARAQRINLRVVDAERLGVSVDETTTQADIETLWAIFADGKALPDFAAKVDSTLPAALLRQSPVLSHPVFNRYHSETELMRYLRKLADKDLALDRTMIPLGSCTMKLNAASEMIPVTWAEFGALHPFAPAEQSAGYLQLTSDLEAMLCAATGYDAISLQPNAGSQGEYAGLLAIRAYHQSRGDERRDICLIPSSAHGTNPATANMAGMRVVVTACDARGNVDIEDLRAKAIEHRDHLAALMITYPSTHGVFEEGIREICGIIHDNGGQVYIDGANMNAMVGLCAPGKFGGDVSHLNLHKTFCIPHGGGGPGVGPIGVKSHLAPFLPGHAAMERKEGAVCAAPFGSASILPITWMYISMMGGAGLKRASQLAILNANYISRRLEEHYPVLYTGSNGLVAHECILDLRPLKDSSGISVDDVAKRLIDFGFHAPTMSFPVAGTLMIEPTESESREELDRFCDAMIAIREEIRAVENGTLDKDDNPLKNAPHTAAEVVGEWSHPYSREQAVYPVASLIEGKYWPPVGRVDNVFGDRNLVCACPSIESYA, from the coding sequence ATGACCGTTAATCTGACTACCGCCAACGAATTCATCGCCCGCCACATCGGCCCGCGCCAGGAAGACGAGCAGCACATGCTCGCCAGCCTGGGCTTCGACTCCCTGGAGGCCTTGAGCGCCAGCGTGATCCCGGAAAGCATCAAGGGCACCAGCGTGCTCGGCCTGGAAGACGGCCTGAGCGAGGCCGAGGCCCTGGCCAAGATCAAGGCCATCGCCGGCAAAAACCAACTGTTCAAGACCTACATCGGCCAGGGCTACTACAACTGCCACACGCCGTCGCCGATCCTGCGCAACCTGCTGGAAAACCCGGCCTGGTACACCGCCTACACCCCGTACCAGCCAGAAATCTCCCAAGGCCGCCTCGAAGCGCTGCTGAACTTCCAGACCCTGATCAGCGACCTCACCGGCCTGCCGATCGCCAACGCCTCCCTGCTGGACGAAGCCACCGCCGCTGCCGAAGCCATGACCTTCTGCAAGCGCCTGAGCAAGAACAAGGGCAGCAACGCCTTCTTCGCTTCGGTCCACAGCCACCCGCAGACCCTCGATGTATTGCGTACCCGTGCCGAGCCCTTGGGCATCGACGTGGTGGTGGGCGATGAACGTGAACTGACCGACGTCAGCACGTTCTTCGGCGCCCTGCTGCAATACCCGGCCAGTAACGGTGATGTATTCGACTACCGCGAGCTGGCCGAGCGTTTCCACGCCGCCAACGCCCTGGTAGCCGTGGCTGCCGACCTGCTGGCGCTGACCCTGCTGACCCCGCCAGGTGAATTCGGCGCCGACGTGGCCATCGGCAGCGCGCAACGCTTTGGCGTGCCGCTGGGCTTTGGTGGCCCGCACGCGGCGTATTTCTCCACCAAGGATGCGTTCAAGCGCGACATGCCGGGCCGTCTGGTCGGTGTGTCCGTCGACCGTTTCGGCAAGCCGGCCCTGCGCCTGGCCATGCAGACCCGCGAGCAACATATCCGCCGCGAGAAAGCCACCAGCAACATCTGCACCGCCCAGGTACTGCTGGCCAACATTGCCAGCATGTACGCCGTGTACCACGGCCCCAAAGGCCTGACCCAGATCGCCCAACGGGTACACCAGTTGACCGCGATCCTGGCCAAGGGCCTGACCACCCTGGGCTTGAAGGTCGAGCAGCAACACTTCTTCGACACGATTACCCTCAACACCGGCACCAACACCGCCGCCCTGCACGACAAGGCCCGCGCCCAGCGCATCAACCTGCGTGTGGTAGACGCCGAGCGTCTGGGTGTGTCGGTGGACGAAACCACCACCCAGGCCGACATTGAAACCCTGTGGGCGATCTTCGCCGACGGCAAGGCCCTGCCGGACTTCGCTGCCAAGGTGGACAGCACCCTGCCGGCCGCGCTGCTGCGCCAGTCGCCAGTCCTCAGCCACCCGGTGTTCAACCGCTATCACTCCGAAACCGAGCTGATGCGCTACCTGCGCAAGCTGGCCGACAAGGACCTGGCGCTGGACCGCACCATGATCCCGCTGGGCTCGTGCACCATGAAGCTCAACGCCGCCAGCGAAATGATCCCCGTGACCTGGGCCGAATTCGGCGCCCTGCACCCGTTCGCCCCGGCCGAGCAAAGCGCCGGCTACCTGCAACTGACCTCGGACCTCGAAGCCATGCTCTGCGCGGCCACCGGTTACGACGCGATCTCGCTGCAACCGAACGCCGGTTCCCAAGGTGAATACGCTGGCTTGCTGGCCATTCGTGCCTATCACCAGAGCCGTGGCGATGAGCGCCGCGACATCTGCCTGATCCCCTCGTCGGCCCACGGCACCAACCCGGCCACCGCCAACATGGCGGGCATGCGCGTCGTCGTGACGGCCTGTGACGCCCGTGGCAACGTGGACATTGAAGACCTGCGCGCCAAGGCCATCGAGCACCGCGACCACCTCGCGGCATTGATGATCACCTACCCGTCCACCCACGGTGTGTTCGAGGAAGGCATCCGCGAAATCTGCGGCATCATCCACGACAACGGCGGCCAGGTGTACATCGACGGCGCCAACATGAACGCGATGGTCGGCCTGTGCGCACCGGGCAAGTTCGGCGGCGACGTGTCCCACCTGAACCTGCACAAGACCTTCTGCATCCCTCACGGCGGTGGCGGCCCGGGCGTTGGCCCGATTGGCGTCAAGTCGCACCTCGCGCCGTTCCTGCCTGGCCACGCCGCCATGGAACGCAAGGAAGGCGCGGTATGTGCAGCCCCGTTCGGCAGCGCGAGCATTCTGCCGATCACCTGGATGTACATCAGCATGATGGGCGGCGCAGGCCTCAAGCGCGCTTCGCAACTGGCGATCCTGAATGCCAACTACATTTCCCGTCGCCTGGAAGAACACTACCCAGTGCTCTACACCGGCAGCAACGGCCTGGTGGCGCACGAATGCATCCTCGACCTGCGCCCACTGAAGGACAGCAGCGGCATCAGCGTGGATGACGTGGCCAAGCGCCTGATCGACTTCGGCTTCCACGCGCCGACCATGTCGTTCCCGGTGGCCGGCACCTTGATGATTGAGCCGACCGAAAGCGAATCCCGGGAAGAACTGGATCGTTTCTGTGACGCCATGATCGCCATCCGTGAAGAAATCCGCGCGGTGGAAAACGGCACCCTGGACAAGGACGACAACCCGCTCAAAAACGCGCCGCACACCGCCGCTGAAGTGGTCGGTGAGTGGTCGCACCCGTACAGCCGTGAACAGGCGGTATACCCGGTTGCTTCGCTGATCGAAGGCAAGTACTGGCCGCCGGTTGGCCGGGTCGACAACGTGTTTGGCGATCGCAACCTCGTGTGCGCATGCCCGTCGATCGAGAGTTACGCCTGA
- a CDS encoding L-serine ammonia-lyase: MSLSVFDLFKIGIGPSSSHTVGPMRAAARFVEGLKRDNLLGTTTSIKVELYGSLGATGKGHGSDKAVLLGLEGEHPDTVNTETVATRLAQMRKDGRLNLLGEHSIAFNEKEHLAMIRKPLAYHPNGMIFRAFDAANIQIRSREYYSVGGGFVVDEDAAGADRIVEDATPLTFPFKHAKDLLSHCTTYGLSISQVMLTNESAWRPEAETRAGLLKIWQVMQDCVDAGCRNEGILPGGLKVKRRAAALHRQLCKHPESALRDPLSVLDWVNLYALAVNEENANGGRVVTAPTNGAAGIVPAVLHYYMRFIPGANEDGVVRFLLTAAAIGILYKENASISGAEVGCQGEVGVACSMAAGALCEVLGGSVSQVENAAEIGMEHNLGLTCDPIGGLVQVPCIERNAMGSVKAINAVRMALRGDGQHFVSLDKVIRTMRQTGADMKSKYKETARGGLAVNIIEC, translated from the coding sequence ATGTCTTTAAGCGTGTTCGACCTGTTCAAGATTGGCATCGGCCCCTCCAGTTCCCACACCGTCGGCCCGATGCGCGCCGCCGCCCGATTCGTCGAGGGCCTCAAGCGCGACAACCTGCTGGGCACCACCACCAGCATCAAGGTGGAACTCTATGGCTCGCTCGGCGCCACCGGCAAAGGCCACGGCAGCGACAAGGCCGTGCTGCTTGGGCTGGAAGGCGAACACCCGGACACCGTGAATACCGAAACCGTGGCAACGCGCCTGGCGCAGATGCGCAAGGACGGCCGCCTGAATCTGCTCGGCGAACACAGCATCGCGTTCAACGAGAAAGAACACCTGGCGATGATTCGCAAACCCCTCGCCTATCATCCCAACGGCATGATTTTCCGTGCCTTCGACGCCGCCAATATCCAGATCCGCAGCCGCGAGTACTACTCGGTGGGCGGCGGTTTTGTGGTGGATGAGGACGCCGCCGGCGCCGACCGGATTGTCGAAGACGCCACGCCATTGACCTTCCCCTTCAAGCACGCCAAGGACCTGCTGAGCCATTGCACCACCTATGGGTTGTCCATCAGCCAAGTGATGCTGACCAATGAAAGTGCCTGGCGCCCGGAAGCGGAAACCCGTGCCGGCCTGCTGAAGATCTGGCAGGTGATGCAGGACTGCGTGGACGCAGGCTGTCGCAACGAAGGGATCCTGCCTGGCGGCTTGAAGGTCAAGCGTCGTGCCGCGGCCTTGCATCGCCAGTTGTGCAAGCACCCGGAATCGGCGCTGCGCGATCCGCTGTCGGTGCTGGATTGGGTCAACCTCTACGCCCTGGCGGTCAACGAGGAAAACGCCAACGGCGGGCGCGTGGTCACGGCGCCGACCAACGGGGCCGCCGGGATCGTGCCGGCGGTGCTGCATTACTACATGCGCTTTATCCCAGGCGCGAATGAAGACGGCGTGGTGCGCTTCCTGCTCACCGCCGCCGCCATCGGCATTTTGTACAAGGAAAACGCGTCGATCTCCGGTGCCGAAGTCGGCTGCCAGGGTGAAGTCGGCGTGGCCTGCTCCATGGCCGCCGGCGCGCTGTGCGAAGTGTTGGGCGGCAGTGTTTCCCAAGTGGAAAACGCCGCCGAAATCGGCATGGAACACAACCTCGGCCTCACCTGCGACCCGATTGGCGGGCTGGTGCAGGTGCCCTGCATCGAGCGCAACGCCATGGGCTCGGTCAAGGCGATCAATGCGGTGCGCATGGCGCTGCGTGGCGACGGGCAACACTTCGTCTCGCTGGACAAGGTCATCCGCACCATGCGCCAGACCGGCGCCGACATGAAAAGCAAATACAAGGAAACCGCCCGTGGCGGTTTGGCGGTCAACATTATCGAGTGCTGA